GTCTTATTTGCTAAGCGTAAATTCTTAACACCTGATCCATATTCATTAAATGAAATAGATTAATAATGAATATCTAGAAAAAATCAGATCAAATAGATCTGGTTTTTTGTATTTCTTATTTTAATTAAATACTTTAAATAAAAAGAAGGAATTCTTTTTCAAGGATTCCTTCTGTGTATAATAACCTTTTAAGCCGGAAAGGTTACACTTAAATTATATATTTTGCTATCAAACTGTCAAGTTTTTCATATTTCGTTCCACAAATTATGGAAATTTTTCAGACCCTTTTGTTTTTTTGTTTTTTTTAGAATAAAGGTGGTTAGACAAATATTTTAAAAATATTTTTTAACTAGAATAATTAATTAAAAATTTTAAAGAAGAAAAATGAAATTTAAATACATCAAAAGTATTTTTATGACAACTATAGCAACATTTGTATTAATGTTTGTATTCTTATTCACAGGATATGGTGTTATGAAATCGAATTTCAATCATACTTTTATAGGACGTCATTTGTCCCAAAGTATGTAAAAGTAGCATATACAATGTGTATTTTGTTCTAAGTTTCAGTCTCGTTATTATTATTAACATGTGTTTTATTAGCAATATTTATCACTATAACATTATTAAAGAATATAGTTACTGAAGATACATTAATTATTCTTATTGCATCAGCTATCACTGGTTCAATTATTGGGGATGTAATTATTTTAATCACCCAAAACAATCTTAAGATACAACAAGTCTTAGTTTAATTATTTTAAAAGCATCATTCAGAATAGTAATGCTTTTAAAATAAAATGTAGAAAAACCGGATAACCCGGCTCTTACATTTTGAAATTAGTTTTGCATACTTCGTTTAAAGCTTTTTCGCCATAAATTTCAACAAATTCTGATACTTGTTGCTTTACTTTTTGACCTGCACCCAAGCTAAATTCGAAGTTTCATTGTTGATTTTGCTTTTGCATATATTCAAGTAATTTGTAGCGAGCTATTATTGATGCACATGCTACGGATAAATGAATATCTTCTGCTTTTTCGACTAGCAATGTAGGTAAGTTTAATTCATTGATTTTTGCTCAATTATTGAACATAAAAATTTTCTGATGATATTTAAGGATTGAATTAGTAGTTGAATATTTGTCAATGATAATCCCTGTTGCTTCATGACTTTTATTTTGATATTGATATAAATTACTTAATGCACTTGCATGAATAAAGAATTTTAATTCATTTGCATTGTAATCTTTTGAAAGTTTATTGTAACCCGATTGTGACAACACGTAAGTTGAATAAGGTAAAAAACTCATTAATTTTGGTGCAATTTGCATAATCTTGCTATCGCTTAATTTTTTAGAATCTTTAACCCCTAATTCTAGGATAAAACGTGATAATTCACTTGGTAGATAAACTGCACAAGCAACTAAAGGAGTAAAGTAATCACCAACTCCAGTTTCATCAACACCAATTAATTTTTTATTATCTAAATCAAATTGTTTAATATCATCGAAAAAAAGCATTATTCTTCCTCTACTGCTCTAATTTTTGCTTTTCTTGCATTTGATTTTGCAATTTCAGATGCTGGGTTGTCTAAGAATTTATGAATGTATTCTCCAACACCACCTTCTTTATTTGTTTTTGAAACTTTAATTGATGCATATTTTTTAACATCTTTTGTAGCATTAGCCATTGCTACAGAAACATTAGCAATTTTGAACATAGGAACATCGTTAAATCCGTCTCCTAATGCAATTGTGTTTTCTACTTTAATATCGTAGTATCTAATAAGTAAACTTAATGCTTTTCCTTTGTTTGCAGTAATGTTTGTCATATCAAATACTGGAGTAAGACCTTCTCCTTTTGATCAGTATGAGAATTCTGCTAAATCTCCGTAACGTACTTTAAGATATTTTCTAAGTTCTTCAACATTTGTTGTTTCTTTAACATCGAAAATAACGCCTGTTGGTAATAATGGAAGTTTGTGATAGTTTAATCCAATTTGTAATTTTGAACTTGTTTTGAAACCAAAAACTTTTTCTAATTCTTCATCACGGTGGTCTAATTGTACTCAATCTGGACCTTCAATTGCGATGTTAGAGATTTCTGCTTGAACTTTCTCATCTCCTAAAATATATAATGCTTCATTTAAGTTTAAGTATTTAATGTATGGAATGAACTCAGAATCATATGGATGGTGAATGTGAGCACCGTTAAAGTTTGAAACAATTGTGTTTAAACCTAATGTGTCATAAATGAATTTTGTACTTCTTCATGGTCTACCTGTTAAGATACATACCACGTGACCTTCATCTGTAGCTCTTTTGATTGCTGAGAGTGTTTTATCATGAATTTGACCTGTTGCGCTTGATTGTAATGTTGTACCATCTAAATCAATCGCGAATAAATATCTTTCTTTTACTTGTGACATAATTATTCCTTTCTGAATGCTATATGAAATAGCTAAATTTTATAATTGACTATTATAATAATGTTTTACAATTATAAACAATTTTGTTATTCTATTTATCAAATTTCCACAATTTTCATAGTTTTTTCAGTACTTTTTCGACTATGTCCTAATATTAAAGGCATTTATTAATGGGTAGTCAATAAAACATTGCTTATGGTATTTAAAAAAGCATGGAATAATATAAAATTATTTTAGTAATTAAAATATGAAAAAATCACTATGTTTTTTCATCAATAAAGGTGGTTATAAATGCAAAAATACAATCGTATTTTATTAAAACTTTCTGGAGAAGGTTTTGCAAACAAAGAAAAACACCTTGCAATTGATTTTGAACTTGTTTCTAAAATTGCTGGGCAACTTAAACAAATTGTTGATAAAGGTGTTCAAATTTCTATCGTTATCGGTGGGGGTAACTTCTGAAGAGGTGCGTCTGCTGAAAAAAATGGTATTCATCGTAATAGAGCCGATTATATTGGAATGCTTGCTACAATCATGAACGGACTTGCTTTAAGCAGTGGTTTCCAACAAACAGGACTTAGATCACGTGTATGTAGTTCATTAAACATTGATCCAAGAGTTGCTGAAACATATGTAAATGAAAAAGCAATCAAATATTTAGAAGATGGTGAAGTCGTTATCTTCGTAGGTGGAACAGGACGTCCATTCTTTACAACAGATACAGCAGCAACATTATATGCATCTGAAATCGGTGCACAAGTTATCTTAATGGGTAAAAATGGAACTGATGGAGTTTATGATTCAGATCCTAAAACAAACCCAAACGCAAAACGTTATGATACAATTACATATGACGAAATTTTAGAAAAGAAACTTCAAGTTATGGATTTAACAGCCACAAGTATGGCTAGAGACAACAATATTAACCTTATTGTTTTCAACTTATTAGAAGAAGATTCAATTGTTAGAGCGCTTGAAGGAACAATAACACATACAGAGGTGATAAAATAATGGAATTAGACATTTACTTATTAGAATTAGATGAAAAATGTGAAAAAGCGCTTTCACACTACCGTTTTGAAATTTCAAAAATTTCTACAGGTAGAGCTAACCCACAATTAATCAAAGGAGTTAGAGTTAACTACTACGACACTTTAACACCGTTAGATGAACTAGCAAATATTTCTGTACCTGAACCTCAACAATTGTTAATCAAACCATATGACATTACATCAGTTAAGGAAATCAATAAAGCCTTAGAGAAAGCTAATTTAGGTATTATGCCAGTTGATGAAGGAAGTCAAATTCGTATTACTTTCCCACCATTAACAAGCGATAGACGTAAAGAAATGGTTAAATCATTAAACAAATATACAGAAGCAGCAAAAGTTGGAATTAGAAACGCACGTCAAGAGGTTAATAAAGCAATTAAAGCAGATGAAGAATTATCTGAAGACATGCAAAAACGTTACTTAGACACAGTTCAAAAAGAAGTTGATAAACAAATTGCTAAAGTTGATGAAATAACAAAACAAAAACAAGATGAATTAATGAATAAATAATATTTGCATCAAGCCCTTGGGTTTGATGTTTTATTTTGTTTTTATATGCATTCTATTAAAATATAAGTATGTACGATAATATAGCTGCAATTAGTTCAGGATCACACGTAAATCAACCAATTTCAATTGTTAGATTATGCGGCCCTGATGCCTTAGAAATAATTAAAAAAATATACAAAGGAAGACTTGGAAATGATCATAACATTACTTATGGTCATATTTATGATAAAGACACTTTAATTGATGAAGTTTTGGTTATGTGATTCCTTGGAAAGGATAATCCAGATGGAACTAAAACTTACAATAACTATGTGGGTGAACCATTAATTGAAATCAACTGTCACGGTGGAATAGTAGTCACAAATCGTGTTCTTGAATTACTACTTCAAAATGGTGCTAGATTAGCTGATCGTGGTGAATTCACCCGTAGAGCTTTCTTGAATGGAAAAATGGACCTAGTTAAAGCAGAAGCAATTCATGATTTAATTATGTCTCAAACTAATCAACAAGCAACTGCTAGTGTTAATAAATTCAATGGTAAAACATCTGACTTAATTGATAACTTTTTAAATAGAATCGCCTTGCTCATAGGTGTTTGTGAAGTAAATATTGATTATCCAGAATATGAAGATATTGAGCACATTGATACTGATAATATGCTTGAAAAAATCAAAAATTTAATCAAGGAATTAAGACAAATAGTCAAGGTTTCAGAAGATTCAAGATATGTTTTTGATGGTGTTAAAGTTGCTTTCCTTGGAAAACCAAACGTTGGTAAAAGTAGCATCTTAAACGCCTTGCTCTCAGAAGAAAAAGCAATCGTTACTGATATTGCCGGAACAACTCGTGACTTAGTTGAAGCAACATATAAAATTAACGATATGTTATTTAAATTAGTTGATACTGCCGGTCTAAGAAAAACTGAAGAAAAAATCGAACAAATTGGTATTAAAAAATCATTAGAACAAATTGAAAAAGCAGACCTTGTTGTGCACGTAATTGACACTGTGCAAGGTGAAAACGAATTTGATGCTATGGTTGAAGAGAAGTCTAAGGAACTTGGTAAATTCTATATTAAGGTTTTAAATAAAACAGATTTAGACAATTCAAATAACAATGATAATATTGTTAAAATTTCAGCTTTAAACAATAGCATAACAGAACTAGAAGATGCACTTGTTGCTAATTTTAAAGACATTAATATCTTTGATGAAAAAATCTTTTCAAACACACGCCAATTATCATTAATAAAACAAGCATTATTATCGTTGGATCAAGCAAAAGAAGCATTAATGTATAATGCAACATTTGATGTCGTAATTGTAGATTTATATGTTGCTTGAGATTCATTACAAAATATAAAAGGAAATGTAAACAGAGAAGACTTACTAGATGTAATGTTTTCAAGTTTTTGTTTAGGTAAATAATATGTCAAGTAAAAAAAGTAAATTTGTTGATGCTCATAATCACCTATCAATTGAGTATTATAAAAACGATGATATTATCGATATGATAATTGAACAAGCACATGCAAATAGAATTGAATTTTTTATTGTAAATGGTGGACACCCAAAAGAAAATCACGAGGTAATTGATCTTGCTAAAAGACATCCAATTATCAAACCATGTGTTGGTATTCACCCAGAATCAGGTAAAGATAAGGATGATTGAAAACAAATTGAGAATTTAATTACTCCAGAAGTAGTTGGTATTGGTGAAGTTGGTTTAGATTACTATTATGAAGATGCACCATCAAGAGAAAATCAAATCGATTCACTTAAAGGTCAATTAGATTTAGCTATAAAACATGACTTACCTGTTGTAATTCACATCAGAGATAAAGAAGATGAATATCAAGCATACCAAGATACTTATGATCTTTTAAAGCAATATCCTAATATTAAATGCATGTTACACACCTATGCTGGTAATATTGAATGAGCTGAAAAATTCATGGAATTTAAAAACTTATATTTTTCATTTAGTGGTGTTTGCACATTTGGTAGCGCAAACACAACAAGAGAAGTTATTAAGTTTCTTCCATTAGAACGTATTTTAACTGAAACAGATTCACCTTACTTAAGAGTTCATCCTTATACAGGAGAAAAAAATGAACCGAATACAGTTTTATTTGTTGCTTACTATATCGCAGGACTAAAAGGGATTGGAATGGAAAAATTCACAGATCGTATTAATCGTAATTTAAGAAAGTTATTTAATTTATAATGAGAAATAAAAAAGATAATAAAAAAGAAGTTTATGCCAAAAAGCACTTTGGTCAAAACTTCCTAAAAGATAATAATATTATTAAAAAGATAATCGAAGTATTTGATTTTAGCAATCAAAATGTAGTTGAAATCGGTCCTGGACGTGGTGCATTAACAAAAGAACTTATTAAACAAGCAAAACATCTTACTTGTTATGAAATAGATCAAGATATGGTTAATGTAATTAATTCAGAAATAATTTCAGATAAACTTACCTTATTACACCAAG
The nucleotide sequence above comes from Mycoplasma sp. Pen4. Encoded proteins:
- a CDS encoding ribonuclease HIII codes for the protein MLFFDDIKQFDLDNKKLIGVDETGVGDYFTPLVACAVYLPSELSRFILELGVKDSKKLSDSKIMQIAPKLMSFLPYSTYVLSQSGYNKLSKDYNANELKFFIHASALSNLYQYQNKSHEATGIIIDKYSTTNSILKYHQKIFMFNNWAKINELNLPTLLVEKAEDIHLSVACASIIARYKLLEYMQKQNQQWNFEFSLGAGQKVKQQVSEFVEIYGEKALNEVCKTNFKM
- a CDS encoding Cof-type HAD-IIB family hydrolase translates to MSQVKERYLFAIDLDGTTLQSSATGQIHDKTLSAIKRATDEGHVVCILTGRPWRSTKFIYDTLGLNTIVSNFNGAHIHHPYDSEFIPYIKYLNLNEALYILGDEKVQAEISNIAIEGPDWVQLDHRDEELEKVFGFKTSSKLQIGLNYHKLPLLPTGVIFDVKETTNVEELRKYLKVRYGDLAEFSYWSKGEGLTPVFDMTNITANKGKALSLLIRYYDIKVENTIALGDGFNDVPMFKIANVSVAMANATKDVKKYASIKVSKTNKEGGVGEYIHKFLDNPASEIAKSNARKAKIRAVEEE
- the pyrH gene encoding UMP kinase — protein: MQKYNRILLKLSGEGFANKEKHLAIDFELVSKIAGQLKQIVDKGVQISIVIGGGNFWRGASAEKNGIHRNRADYIGMLATIMNGLALSSGFQQTGLRSRVCSSLNIDPRVAETYVNEKAIKYLEDGEVVIFVGGTGRPFFTTDTAATLYASEIGAQVILMGKNGTDGVYDSDPKTNPNAKRYDTITYDEILEKKLQVMDLTATSMARDNNINLIVFNLLEEDSIVRALEGTITHTEVIK
- the frr gene encoding ribosome recycling factor; translated protein: MELDIYLLELDEKCEKALSHYRFEISKISTGRANPQLIKGVRVNYYDTLTPLDELANISVPEPQQLLIKPYDITSVKEINKALEKANLGIMPVDEGSQIRITFPPLTSDRRKEMVKSLNKYTEAAKVGIRNARQEVNKAIKADEELSEDMQKRYLDTVQKEVDKQIAKVDEITKQKQDELMNK
- the mnmE gene encoding tRNA uridine-5-carboxymethylaminomethyl(34) synthesis GTPase MnmE, with protein sequence MYDNIAAISSGSHVNQPISIVRLCGPDALEIIKKIYKGRLGNDHNITYGHIYDKDTLIDEVLVMWFLGKDNPDGTKTYNNYVGEPLIEINCHGGIVVTNRVLELLLQNGARLADRGEFTRRAFLNGKMDLVKAEAIHDLIMSQTNQQATASVNKFNGKTSDLIDNFLNRIALLIGVCEVNIDYPEYEDIEHIDTDNMLEKIKNLIKELRQIVKVSEDSRYVFDGVKVAFLGKPNVGKSSILNALLSEEKAIVTDIAGTTRDLVEATYKINDMLFKLVDTAGLRKTEEKIEQIGIKKSLEQIEKADLVVHVIDTVQGENEFDAMVEEKSKELGKFYIKVLNKTDLDNSNNNDNIVKISALNNSITELEDALVANFKDINIFDEKIFSNTRQLSLIKQALLSLDQAKEALMYNATFDVVIVDLYVAWDSLQNIKGNVNREDLLDVMFSSFCLGK
- a CDS encoding TatD family hydrolase, whose translation is MSSKKSKFVDAHNHLSIEYYKNDDIIDMIIEQAHANRIEFFIVNGGHPKENHEVIDLAKRHPIIKPCVGIHPESGKDKDDWKQIENLITPEVVGIGEVGLDYYYEDAPSRENQIDSLKGQLDLAIKHDLPVVIHIRDKEDEYQAYQDTYDLLKQYPNIKCMLHTYAGNIEWAEKFMEFKNLYFSFSGVCTFGSANTTREVIKFLPLERILTETDSPYLRVHPYTGEKNEPNTVLFVAYYIAGLKGIGMEKFTDRINRNLRKLFNL